The Salmonella enterica subsp. houtenae serovar Houten genome has a segment encoding these proteins:
- the fcl_2 gene encoding GDP-fucose synthetase → MNKQRIFVAGHRGMVGSAIVRQLAQRGDVELVLRTRDELDLLEGRAVQAFFAGAGIDQVYLAAAKVGGIVANNTYPADFIYQNMMIESNIIHAAHLHNVNKLLFLGSSCIYPKLAGQPMAESELLRGTLEPTNEPYAIAKIAGIKLCESYNRQYGRDYRSVMPTNLYGPHDNFHPDNSHVIPALLRRFHEAAQSHAPEVVVWGSGTPMREFLHVDDMAAASIHVMELAREVWQEHTDPMLSHINVGTGVDCTIRALAQTIAKVVGYKGRVVFDATKPDGTPRKLLDVTRLHQLGWYHEISLEAGLAGTYQWFLENQQRFRG, encoded by the coding sequence ATGAACAAGCAACGAATTTTTGTGGCAGGCCATCGCGGGATGGTGGGCTCCGCCATTGTACGACAGCTTGCGCAGCGCGGCGACGTGGAGCTGGTGCTGCGCACCCGCGATGAGCTGGATCTGCTCGAGGGGCGCGCGGTACAGGCGTTCTTTGCCGGGGCGGGTATCGACCAGGTTTATCTGGCGGCGGCGAAAGTGGGCGGCATTGTCGCCAATAACACCTATCCGGCGGATTTTATTTATCAAAACATGATGATAGAGAGCAACATTATTCACGCCGCGCACCTGCACAACGTGAACAAACTGCTGTTTCTCGGCTCGTCCTGTATCTATCCGAAACTGGCAGGGCAGCCGATGGCGGAAAGCGAGCTGCTGCGGGGGACGCTGGAGCCGACCAACGAGCCGTATGCCATCGCCAAGATTGCCGGGATTAAACTGTGCGAGTCCTACAACCGCCAGTACGGTCGTGACTACCGTTCGGTGATGCCGACCAACCTGTACGGTCCGCATGACAATTTCCATCCGGACAATTCACATGTGATCCCGGCGCTGCTGCGCCGCTTTCATGAGGCCGCGCAGAGCCACGCGCCGGAGGTGGTGGTGTGGGGCAGCGGAACGCCGATGCGCGAATTTCTGCACGTTGATGATATGGCGGCGGCCAGCATTCACGTGATGGAGCTGGCGCGTGAAGTGTGGCAGGAGCACACCGACCCGATGCTGTCGCACATTAACGTCGGCACCGGCGTGGACTGCACCATCCGCGCGCTGGCGCAGACCATCGCGAAGGTGGTGGGGTACAAAGGCCGGGTGGTGTTCGACGCTACGAAGCCGGACGGCACGCCGCGTAAATTGCTCGACGTCACGCGCCTGCACCAGCTTGGCTGGTATCACGAAATTTCACTGGAGGCAGGGCTTGCCGGTACTTACCAGTGGTTCCTTGAGAATCAGCAGCGGTTCCGGGGGTGA
- a CDS encoding Glycosyltransferase family 6 produces MTINILYICTGEYRNFFDKFYTSCEGYFIPECKKKYYVFTDSHSDKFSKYNNVTVVPVENNCWPLNTLLRFSYFSKIVPDLQPNTYTFFFNANALIVKTIPFDTFKNANLVGVVHPGYKNKMSIFYPWERKKSAACYLSYFKNGIYFQGCFNGGRTEYFCDLIKTCNDMTIKDLKRNIIAKVHDESYLNYYFYFKEPLCLSELYSWPEKYGENTEARIIMRDKEREYWYANIKN; encoded by the coding sequence ATGACAATAAATATTTTATATATATGCACAGGTGAATATAGAAATTTTTTTGATAAATTTTATACTTCTTGCGAAGGGTACTTTATTCCTGAATGTAAAAAAAAATACTATGTATTTACAGATTCTCATAGTGATAAATTTAGTAAATACAATAACGTAACTGTAGTTCCGGTTGAAAATAATTGCTGGCCTCTTAATACCTTGCTACGGTTTTCATATTTTTCTAAGATAGTTCCTGACTTACAACCAAATACATACACCTTTTTTTTTAATGCAAATGCATTAATAGTTAAAACTATCCCATTTGATACATTTAAAAATGCTAATTTAGTCGGGGTTGTTCATCCTGGTTATAAAAATAAAATGTCTATCTTTTATCCTTGGGAACGAAAAAAGTCGGCTGCATGCTACTTAAGTTACTTTAAAAATGGTATATATTTCCAAGGATGCTTCAATGGAGGCAGGACGGAATATTTTTGTGATTTAATTAAGACTTGTAATGATATGACAATTAAAGATCTTAAAAGAAATATTATAGCGAAAGTACATGATGAATCTTATTTAAATTATTATTTTTACTTTAAAGAGCCTTTATGCCTCTCAGAGTTATATTCTTGGCCTGAAAAATATGGTGAAAATACTGAGGCTAGAATTATCATGCGCGACAAGGAAAGAGAATACTGGTATGCAAATATTAAAAACTAA
- the cpsB gene encoding mannose-1-phosphate guanyltransferase → MSDVPLIAVVMAGGTGSRLWPLSRELYPKQFLQLSGEHSLLQTTLLRLSALACKDPLVITNEQHRFIVAEQLRQIDQLHDNIILEPCGRNTAPAIALAAFSALKRNEQEDPLLLVLAADHVIAKENVFCNAIKKAVPIAENGNIVTFGIIPEYAETGYGYIERGAPFSVNGNSTEIDFYHVKNFVEKPERLTAEKYISTGNYFWNSGMFMFKATVYLNELKKFRPDIYNVCEQVVSSSYRDLDFIRIPETLFKDCPAESIDFAVMEKTEHCIVCPINIGWSDVGSWQSLWDISEKTDEGDVCKGDILTYNTKNNYIYSESALIAAVGVEDIVIVQTKDAILVSKKSDVQDVKKIVEMLKAQDRTEYIAHREVFRPWGKFDSIDQGERYRVKKIIVKPGEGLSLRMHHHRSEHWIVLSGTAKVTLDDKTMLVTANESIYIPLGATYSLENPGVIPLNLIEVSSGDYLGEDDIVRQKERYKKDN, encoded by the coding sequence ATGTCTGATGTACCCTTAATAGCTGTTGTAATGGCAGGTGGTACGGGGAGTCGCCTTTGGCCTCTATCCCGGGAACTCTACCCAAAACAATTTTTACAGCTTTCTGGAGAGCATTCCTTATTACAGACAACCTTGCTTCGGCTGTCGGCACTTGCCTGTAAAGATCCATTAGTTATCACAAATGAGCAGCACCGTTTTATTGTTGCGGAACAGTTACGGCAAATTGATCAACTACACGATAACATTATCCTTGAGCCGTGTGGGAGAAATACGGCTCCAGCGATTGCGCTTGCTGCATTTTCAGCACTTAAACGTAATGAGCAGGAGGATCCTTTACTTTTAGTTCTTGCAGCCGATCATGTTATCGCTAAAGAAAATGTTTTCTGCAACGCTATTAAGAAAGCAGTGCCAATTGCCGAAAATGGTAATATTGTTACATTTGGTATCATACCTGAGTATGCCGAAACTGGTTATGGTTATATAGAGCGTGGTGCACCGTTCTCGGTAAATGGAAATTCAACAGAAATAGATTTTTATCATGTAAAAAATTTTGTTGAAAAGCCGGAACGATTGACAGCAGAAAAATATATCTCTACCGGAAACTATTTCTGGAATAGTGGTATGTTTATGTTTAAGGCTACTGTTTATCTGAATGAGTTAAAAAAATTCAGACCAGATATTTATAACGTCTGTGAACAGGTAGTTTCTTCCTCATATCGTGACCTTGATTTTATTCGTATTCCTGAAACTTTGTTTAAAGATTGTCCTGCAGAATCTATTGATTTTGCTGTTATGGAAAAAACGGAACATTGCATTGTTTGTCCGATTAATATTGGTTGGAGTGATGTTGGTTCCTGGCAGTCTCTATGGGATATCAGCGAAAAAACCGATGAGGGAGATGTTTGTAAAGGTGATATCCTGACATATAACACTAAGAATAATTATATATATTCAGAGTCAGCTTTGATTGCTGCTGTGGGCGTTGAGGATATTGTTATTGTACAAACAAAAGATGCCATACTCGTTTCTAAAAAGTCTGACGTCCAGGATGTAAAAAAAATTGTTGAAATGCTAAAGGCTCAAGATCGTACAGAATATATTGCCCATCGTGAAGTTTTTCGCCCATGGGGGAAATTTGACTCAATAGACCAAGGCGAACGATACAGAGTTAAGAAGATCATTGTAAAGCCAGGAGAAGGGCTTTCTTTACGTATGCATCATCATCGTTCAGAACACTGGATTGTACTTTCTGGTACGGCTAAAGTCACCCTGGATGATAAAACGATGCTAGTGACTGCCAATGAGTCGATTTATATTCCATTGGGTGCAACGTACAGTCTGGAGAACCCAGGTGTTATTCCTCTTAATCTTATAGAAGTCAGTTCAGGAGATTATTTGGGAGAAGATGATATTGTTCGGCAGAAAGAACGTTACAAAAAAGATAATTGA
- a CDS encoding Predicted glycosyl hydrolase has protein sequence MISVIMAVNRLDKYVHISIESILQQTYQDFELIIVANGIDCARIVRELSKFSESDYRVKIYSSPIGQLAFALNFAISKCNYSIVARMDSDDISFPERLEKQYKYLQYNNLDLVGTAICLIDENNSFIKQITYPGGPAIKKFLPFKNCFAHPSVMFRKDFFLKYRGYCGGFNSEDYDLWFRMLSDSPRWDNMLEPLLSYRVHANSTQKSKLAYYECASYSLREFLKNRTVINFFSLIYHCSKALIK, from the coding sequence ATGATATCGGTGATAATGGCAGTAAATAGACTTGATAAATATGTCCACATATCAATAGAAAGTATTCTTCAACAGACCTATCAAGATTTTGAATTAATAATTGTTGCTAACGGAATTGATTGTGCAAGAATCGTAAGAGAGTTAAGTAAGTTTTCAGAATCAGACTATAGGGTGAAGATATATAGTTCACCTATCGGACAGTTAGCATTTGCATTGAATTTTGCTATATCAAAGTGTAATTACTCAATTGTGGCAAGAATGGATTCTGACGACATTTCATTTCCAGAACGCCTTGAAAAACAGTACAAATATCTGCAATATAATAATCTTGACTTAGTTGGAACAGCAATTTGCTTAATAGATGAAAATAATTCTTTTATTAAACAAATCACGTATCCTGGCGGACCTGCAATAAAAAAATTTTTACCATTTAAAAACTGTTTTGCTCATCCATCGGTAATGTTTAGAAAGGATTTTTTTCTAAAATATAGAGGCTATTGTGGCGGGTTTAATTCTGAAGATTATGATCTGTGGTTCAGAATGTTGAGTGATTCGCCGCGCTGGGACAATATGCTTGAACCCCTGCTAAGCTATCGTGTACATGCCAATTCTACGCAGAAGTCAAAACTTGCCTATTATGAGTGTGCTAGCTATTCATTGCGCGAGTTTTTAAAAAACAGGACAGTTATTAACTTTTTTTCATTGATTTATCATTGTTCTAAGGCTCTAATAAAATAG
- the wcaH_2 gene encoding O-antigen biosynthesis protein: MFLRQEDFAAVVRTTPLISLDFIVENGQGEILLGRRLNRPAQGYWFVPGGRVCKDETLEAAFERLTQAELGVRLPLAAGTFYGVWQHFYDDNFSGEDFSTHYIVLGFRLRVAESDLHLPDAQHGGYRWLTPELLLASDSDNVHDNSRAYFQNEPYSVIGLDKKDVKYV; encoded by the coding sequence ATGTTTTTACGTCAGGAAGATTTTGCCGCCGTGGTACGAACCACCCCCCTCATCTCCCTCGATTTCATCGTGGAAAACGGCCAGGGGGAAATCCTGCTGGGCCGGCGTCTCAACCGTCCGGCGCAGGGCTACTGGTTTGTGCCGGGGGGACGGGTGTGCAAAGACGAAACGCTGGAGGCTGCCTTTGAACGCCTGACGCAGGCGGAACTGGGCGTGCGTCTGCCGCTGGCGGCAGGGACGTTTTATGGCGTGTGGCAGCACTTCTATGACGACAACTTTTCCGGAGAGGATTTTTCAACTCACTACATCGTGCTCGGCTTTCGTCTGCGCGTGGCGGAGAGCGATTTACACCTGCCTGACGCCCAGCATGGCGGTTACCGCTGGCTGACGCCGGAACTGCTTCTGGCAAGCGACAGCGACAATGTTCATGATAACAGTCGGGCTTATTTTCAAAATGAACCCTATTCTGTCATTGGATTAGACAAAAAGGACGTCAAGTATGTCTGA
- the algC_2 gene encoding phosphomannomutase: protein MNKLTCFKAYDIRGRLGEELNEDIAWRIGRACGEYLKPKTIVLGGDVRLTSESLKRALAKGLQDAGVDVLDIGMSGTEEIYFATFHLGVDGGIEVTASHNPMDYNGMKLVRGGARPISGDTGLRDIQRLAEANNFPPVNEAARGSYRQITLRDAYIDHLLGYIDIKNLTPLKLVLNSGNGAAGPVIDAIEARLKALGAPVAFIKIHNTPDGAFPNGIPNPLLPECRDDTRKAVIEHGADMGIAFDGDFDRCFLFDEKGQFIEGYYIVGLLAEAFLEKHPGAKIIHDPRLTWNTEAVVTAAGGTPVMSKTGHAFIKERMRLEDAVYGGEMSAHHYFRDFAYCDSGMIPWLLVAELVCLKGQSLGGLVADRMAAFPASGEINSRLAEPAAAIARVERYFADEALAVDRTDGISMSFADWRFNLRSSNTEPVVRLNVESRGDRFLLNTKKELIFEMLNNKN from the coding sequence ATGAATAAATTAACCTGTTTCAAGGCCTATGACATTCGCGGCAGGCTGGGCGAGGAGCTCAATGAAGATATCGCGTGGCGGATTGGCCGCGCCTGCGGCGAATATTTAAAACCGAAAACCATCGTGCTGGGCGGCGACGTGCGTCTGACCAGCGAGTCCCTGAAGCGGGCGCTGGCGAAAGGGTTACAGGATGCGGGCGTCGACGTGCTGGATATCGGTATGTCGGGCACCGAAGAGATTTACTTCGCCACCTTCCACCTCGGCGTGGACGGCGGTATCGAAGTGACCGCCAGCCATAACCCGATGGACTACAACGGCATGAAGCTGGTGCGCGGGGGCGCGCGCCCGATAAGCGGCGACACCGGCCTGCGCGACATTCAGCGCCTGGCGGAAGCGAACAACTTCCCGCCGGTCAATGAAGCCGCGCGCGGCAGCTACAGACAAATCACCCTGCGCGATGCCTACATCGACCATCTGCTGGGGTATATCGACATTAAAAATCTTACGCCGCTGAAGCTGGTGCTTAATTCCGGCAACGGCGCGGCGGGGCCGGTCATCGACGCCATCGAAGCGCGGCTGAAGGCGCTGGGCGCGCCGGTGGCGTTCATCAAAATCCACAACACCCCGGACGGCGCCTTCCCGAACGGCATTCCCAACCCGTTGCTGCCGGAGTGTCGCGACGACACCCGCAAGGCCGTTATCGAACACGGGGCGGACATGGGCATCGCCTTTGACGGCGACTTCGACCGCTGCTTCCTGTTTGATGAGAAAGGGCAGTTCATTGAGGGGTACTACATCGTCGGGCTGCTGGCGGAAGCGTTTCTGGAGAAACACCCGGGGGCGAAGATTATCCACGACCCGCGCCTGACCTGGAACACCGAGGCGGTGGTGACGGCGGCGGGCGGGACGCCGGTGATGTCGAAAACCGGGCACGCCTTTATCAAGGAGCGGATGCGTCTTGAGGATGCGGTGTACGGCGGCGAGATGAGCGCGCATCACTATTTCCGCGATTTTGCTTACTGCGACAGCGGGATGATCCCGTGGCTGCTGGTGGCGGAGCTGGTGTGCCTGAAGGGGCAGTCGCTGGGCGGGCTGGTGGCGGACCGGATGGCGGCGTTCCCGGCGAGCGGGGAAATCAACAGCAGGCTGGCGGAGCCGGCGGCGGCGATTGCCCGGGTGGAGCGGTATTTTGCGGATGAGGCGCTGGCGGTGGACCGTACAGACGGCATCAGCATGTCGTTTGCCGACTGGCGTTTCAACCTGCGCTCGTCAAACACCGAACCGGTGGTGCGCCTGAATGTGGAATCACGCGGCGATAGATTTTTACTAAATACAAAAAAAGAGCTTATCTTTGAAATGCTTAATAATAAAAATTAA